A portion of the Opitutales bacterium genome contains these proteins:
- a CDS encoding SUF system NifU family Fe-S cluster assembly protein — protein sequence MSGDDSLIEMYQDIILKHNKTPQRKHPPEAGWLVVDGRNTTCGDEVVLGLSVSDEGVVEDGCFDGASCAICTASASMMVEDVIGRTIDEVRERSQNIQDSLTGETQIDSSEGDLAALNGVRRFPVRLKCASLPWEVLDKALVQS from the coding sequence ATGAGCGGTGACGACTCTCTCATCGAGATGTATCAGGACATTATCCTGAAGCATAACAAAACGCCACAGCGTAAGCACCCGCCCGAGGCTGGCTGGCTGGTGGTCGATGGCCGCAATACGACATGCGGCGACGAGGTGGTGCTGGGCTTGTCGGTTTCTGATGAAGGGGTAGTGGAGGATGGCTGTTTTGATGGGGCCAGCTGCGCTATCTGCACCGCTTCTGCATCGATGATGGTCGAGGATGTGATCGGTCGTACCATCGACGAAGTCCGTGAGCGGAGCCAAAATATTCAAGATAGCCTGACAGGTGAGACACAGATCGATAGCAGCGAAGGCGATCTAGCCGCTCTGAATGGAGTGCGTCGCTTTCCAGTTCGCTTGAAGTGTGCCTCTTTGCCGTGGGAGGTCTTGGACAAGGCCCTGGTGCAGTCATGA
- a CDS encoding ATP-dependent Clp protease adaptor ClpS: MENPFEESQFSTVETLEPVWQVIVMDDPVNLMNYVVLVFETVFGYQREKATKHMLEVHEQGRSVLWVGEFEKAEAYVFSLQNWQLSAVLERVGD, encoded by the coding sequence ATGGAAAATCCGTTCGAGGAGTCGCAGTTTAGTACGGTCGAAACGCTTGAACCGGTCTGGCAAGTGATCGTAATGGATGATCCGGTCAACCTGATGAACTACGTCGTGCTGGTCTTTGAGACGGTGTTTGGCTACCAGCGAGAGAAGGCGACTAAGCACATGCTGGAGGTCCACGAACAGGGGCGCAGTGTTCTCTGGGTTGGCGAATTTGAAAAGGCGGAGGCCTATGTGTTCAGTCTGCAAAATTGGCAGCTGTCTGCGGTTTTAGAAAGGGTGGGCGACTGA
- the sufS gene encoding SufS family cysteine desulfurase, with protein sequence MYPESLNIEHAEAAEYARGLRADFPILATEVRGKPLVFFDSAASSQKVQVALDAERKLLTESYANIHRGVYALSEQATAAYEDARFTIAEYLDAARSEEVVFTRGTTESINLVANSFGGAYLNPGDAVLVSELEHHANIVPWQMLAEELGLEILRIPVTESGEWDLSTLDELLDQQVAMISVSHVSNSLGTINPVETVIAAAKSRDIPVLLDGAQAIPHFKPDVQSLDCDFYVFSGHKLFGPTGIGVLYGKYARLEAMPPYQGGGDMIDKVSFDGTTFAKPPARFEAGTPHISGAVGLAAAVRYVSVLDAQLLHEHEQGMMRYLEAGLREIEGLRIYGEAADKVSVTSFVLDEVHPHDMATFLDSDGICIRAGHHCCQPLMSHYGIAGTARASLAFYNTFEEVDAFLAAIHKIKKFFG encoded by the coding sequence ATGTATCCAGAGTCACTCAACATTGAGCACGCTGAAGCTGCGGAGTATGCGCGTGGACTTCGGGCGGACTTTCCTATTCTCGCTACTGAAGTGCGTGGCAAGCCGTTGGTGTTTTTTGATAGTGCTGCGTCGTCGCAGAAGGTGCAGGTCGCTCTTGACGCTGAGCGGAAGCTATTGACGGAGAGCTATGCGAATATCCACAGAGGTGTGTATGCCTTGAGCGAGCAGGCGACAGCTGCTTATGAGGACGCGCGTTTCACGATTGCGGAGTATTTGGATGCCGCTCGATCTGAGGAGGTAGTATTCACCCGTGGGACCACAGAAAGCATCAATTTGGTGGCCAACTCTTTCGGGGGAGCTTACCTCAATCCGGGGGATGCTGTGTTGGTCTCTGAGCTGGAGCACCACGCCAATATCGTCCCCTGGCAAATGCTCGCTGAGGAATTGGGTCTAGAGATTCTGCGTATCCCAGTGACAGAATCGGGTGAATGGGACCTCAGCACACTGGATGAGCTGCTGGACCAGCAGGTGGCGATGATCTCGGTGAGCCATGTGTCTAATTCTTTGGGGACGATCAATCCCGTCGAGACCGTGATTGCTGCTGCTAAGAGCCGCGACATCCCTGTGCTGCTCGATGGGGCTCAGGCGATCCCACACTTTAAGCCGGATGTCCAAAGTCTCGACTGTGATTTCTACGTGTTCTCTGGCCACAAGCTTTTCGGGCCCACCGGTATCGGTGTGCTTTATGGTAAGTATGCGCGTCTCGAGGCGATGCCGCCTTATCAAGGCGGTGGCGACATGATTGATAAGGTGTCGTTCGATGGCACCACGTTCGCCAAGCCGCCTGCTCGTTTTGAGGCGGGGACGCCGCATATTAGCGGAGCTGTGGGCTTGGCCGCAGCGGTGCGGTATGTCAGTGTGCTCGATGCTCAGTTGCTCCATGAGCACGAGCAGGGCATGATGCGATATCTGGAAGCGGGTCTCAGAGAAATCGAAGGGCTCCGGATCTACGGTGAGGCCGCGGATAAGGTCTCTGTCACGTCTTTCGTTTTAGACGAGGTACACCCTCATGATATGGCAACATTTTTGGACTCTGACGGAATCTGTATCCGAGCGGGGCATCATTGCTGTCAGCCGCTCATGTCACACTATGGCATCGCGGGAACGGCGCGCGCCTCTTTGGCGTTTTATAACACTTTCGAGGAGGTCGATGCGTTTTTGGCAGCCATCCATAAAATAAAGAAATTTTTCGGCTGA
- a CDS encoding RNA methyltransferase encodes METLFIQSPANQRIKALSKLWQRKRREETERFLIEGLRELSHAVCGGVEVDTLYFCPECFKSSEHEEFVSLAGEQEDVSLVKLSPEAFSKLSYREGPDGLIGEADLYGFDLDEIEPPPNPLFMIVDGVEKPGNLGAILRSADAAGVDALFCSDLRTDIFNPNVIRSSQGLVFAVPVFIADPEEILRFMHSCGVIVHATTPDGTKTLWDIDFSGPSAIAVGAEATGLSTYWLEHADTRTVIPMHGNADSLNVNAASVVTLFEAARQRRVSTISD; translated from the coding sequence ATGGAAACGCTCTTTATCCAATCTCCCGCCAATCAACGCATAAAAGCCCTTAGCAAGCTCTGGCAGCGCAAGAGACGCGAGGAAACCGAACGCTTCTTGATCGAAGGTTTGCGAGAATTATCTCATGCTGTGTGCGGCGGCGTCGAAGTCGATACCTTGTATTTTTGCCCTGAGTGTTTCAAATCTTCAGAACATGAAGAATTCGTTTCACTTGCCGGTGAGCAGGAGGACGTATCCTTGGTAAAACTCTCCCCCGAGGCCTTCTCCAAACTCTCATATCGCGAGGGACCCGATGGATTGATCGGTGAAGCCGACCTGTATGGATTTGACCTCGACGAGATCGAGCCACCGCCCAATCCCCTCTTCATGATTGTCGATGGTGTGGAAAAGCCAGGCAATCTCGGAGCTATCCTTCGCTCAGCAGATGCGGCAGGAGTCGACGCCCTCTTCTGCTCCGATCTGCGGACGGATATTTTTAATCCAAATGTAATCCGCTCATCGCAGGGGCTCGTCTTCGCCGTGCCTGTCTTCATCGCAGACCCCGAAGAAATTCTACGCTTCATGCATAGCTGTGGCGTCATTGTTCATGCCACCACACCCGATGGCACAAAAACACTTTGGGATATCGATTTTAGCGGACCCTCAGCCATTGCCGTTGGAGCCGAAGCTACCGGCCTATCCACATACTGGCTCGAACATGCAGATACCCGAACCGTTATTCCAATGCATGGCAACGCGGACTCTCTCAACGTGAACGCTGCCAGCGTCGTCACCCTGTTTGAAGCAGCGCGTCAAAGAAGGGTATCTACAATTTCGGACTGA